Proteins from one Xenorhabdus griffiniae genomic window:
- a CDS encoding MBL fold metallo-hydrolase, which produces MVKIRVFDVGYCTHSGCMALKGASFRVCKFPARSWLLECHDKRWLLDTGYANHFYDHTRSGIIRLYRTVTPVYFDSKDALVMQLKGEGIQARDIDGIIISHFHGDHIAGLRDFPQAKFICSGEGWRQTRHLRGIAALRKAFVRGLMPEDFESRVSFYEGFEASPLPEELSVLGKGYAVPGSQKQILIVPLPGHAAGHLGLCVLSDQGWILLAGDAAWSPTNYRELRGPAKLANLIMDDSRAYYETLNKLHHIDQKQIPIQLCHEGDLE; this is translated from the coding sequence TGAAAGGCGCCAGTTTTCGCGTATGCAAATTTCCGGCTCGGTCGTGGTTGCTGGAGTGTCATGATAAGCGTTGGCTCCTTGATACCGGATACGCCAACCATTTTTACGATCATACCCGTAGTGGGATTATTCGCTTATATCGCACGGTCACGCCGGTTTACTTTGACAGTAAAGACGCACTGGTGATGCAACTCAAAGGGGAAGGTATTCAGGCACGTGATATTGATGGCATTATCATTTCTCACTTTCATGGTGATCATATTGCTGGATTACGGGATTTCCCGCAGGCCAAATTTATCTGTTCGGGGGAAGGTTGGCGGCAGACGCGTCACTTACGAGGTATCGCGGCGCTAAGAAAAGCCTTTGTGCGGGGATTAATGCCGGAAGATTTCGAATCCAGAGTCAGTTTTTATGAAGGGTTTGAAGCCAGTCCGTTGCCAGAAGAGTTATCGGTATTGGGGAAAGGTTATGCCGTGCCGGGGAGCCAGAAGCAGATACTGATTGTTCCGCTGCCTGGTCATGCGGCAGGGCATCTTGGCCTGTGTGTATTGAGTGATCAGGGTTGGATATTGTTAGCGGGAGATGCTGCCTGGTCACCAACGAATTACCGTGAACTGCGTGGGCCTGCAAAGTTGGCGAATCTTATTATGGATGACAGCCGTGCCTATTACGAAACACTGAATAAGCTGCATCACATTGACCAAAAACAGATCCCTATCCAGCTCTGC